In Erigeron canadensis isolate Cc75 chromosome 7, C_canadensis_v1, whole genome shotgun sequence, one DNA window encodes the following:
- the LOC122606818 gene encoding SUMO-conjugating enzyme UBC9, which translates to MASKRILKELKDLQKDPPTSCSAGPVAEDMFHWQATIMGPSDSPYSGGVFLVSIHFPPDYPFKPPKVAFRTKVFHPNINSNGSICLDILKEQWSPALTISKVLLSICSLLTDPNPDDPLVPEIAHMYKTDKSKYEATARSWTQKYAMG; encoded by the exons ATGGCATCGAAGAGAATTTTGAAGGAGCTTAAGGATTTGCAGAAGGATCCTCCTACCTCATGCAGCGCtg GTCCTGTTGCCGAGGATATGTTCCATTGGCAAGCAACAATAATGGGACCTTCTGATAGCCCTTACTCTGGGGGCGTGTTTCTAGTATCGATTCATTTCCCCCCAGACTATCCATTCAAGCCCCCTAAG GTTGCATTTAGGACGAAGGTATTCCACCCTAACATCAACAGCAATGGTAGCATATGCTTAGATATTCTTAAGGAGCAGTGGAGTCCGGCACTAACAATCTCCAAG GTGTTGCTCTCCATCTGCTCTCTGCTAACGGACCCAAACCCTGATGATCCGTTGGTGCCAGAAATTGCTCACATGTACAAGACGGACAAGTCCAAATACGAAGCCACTGCTCGTAGCTGGACACAAAAGTATGCTATGGGCTGA
- the LOC122609302 gene encoding probable disease resistance protein At4g27220: MAEQVSSTVIGKVVDSLFCVIKKETGYMWNCEDNVGKFKNEVEKLQDMKERVEQQINIAKVEGNNLIVGVEKWVEEAAQEISKAQEFLQQEANAKKTCFKIGMCGNWATRHRYGKMVATKMTPCLLEHQERGKDFVTCVSVYTRAPGPLDVYQNKDLDDIVTQNSALEDIIKALEDDNIQIIGIYGLGGVGKTTLAKEVAARVKKSNMTFVDIAFTTVTQTVKAQEIKNDLENAKKRIEKGEKVLIILDDVWEKLDLEDLCIPINHTNCKLLLTSRSEKVCEKMNAQSKIYLDSLPAKEAWILFKRVVGERLETDSNLKPVALKVAQECGGLPLLIQAVGNALKNESMESWNWALRQLQKHAPLDIDDEIRKAFTHLQLSYEHLKSQEAKSCFLICSLFPEDEDIELENLVRYGVGLEKFDDLDSIEDARGRVQNAINILTSSGLLLHTQQEGFTKMHDVVRDVALLIASQGENKYLVKAGKGLTEWLPRENSLKDYTGISLMKNSLSKLPDYKIDLPRLEIFAINDNDYLYSISNELIEGMKEVKVLDMRCPWMKLPQSFKLLSKLHMLNLEKVKYFDDISMLGEMKDLEILILNGTNIKKIPQEIGQLVNLRQLEVTDCEDLSHITPGVISKLWRLEELCIDFRQVREGVYDCVVEVMKLSKLTYLVLKVLRFENGIPHQGFSYAKLKGFLIQIGKDYLPLEATTRSDRYLVLSNYILRISLLKWMKELIEESHPRIFFGYVHLLYDIMPTLSGFIKLKYIRLSDCPDVIYLLDSTSCDWDEKKTPSEKYFMQLQHLRLSHLKWLKVLWKCPDEYISLTNLVNLRISYCKRLVRVLTVGIAQGLVNLKKLKIVGCFRLEEVIRGDGEEIDRGRGGETEEIVEQQHSSANIVILFPSLVKITLFNCVRLKSFFSSTGNGNCSIKYPSLMDVRIETCRSLKKWGPGIHETPKLNRLVGYYGYSHSPILLDGPCGINDAVENNLREWRW, from the exons ATGGCAGAACAAGTCAGTAGTACCGTGATTGGGAAAGTAGTGGACTCATTGTTTTGTGTGATTAAAAAAGAGACCGGTTACATGTGGAATTGCGAAGATAATGTGGGAAAGTTCAAAAATGAAGTCGAAAAGCTCCAAGATATGAAGGAGAGGGTTGAACAACAAATCAATATCGCAAAAGTCGAAGGAAACAATCTCATAGTTGGTGTTGAAAAGTGGGTGGAGGAGGCCGCACAAGAAATATCCAAGGCTCAAGAGTTTCTCCAACAAGAAGCGAATGCCAAGAAGACGTGTTTCAAGATAGGAATGTGTGGTAATTGGGCCACTCGTCATCGTTACGGTAAGATGGTTGCAACAAAAATGACTCCTTGTCTTTTGGAGCACCAAGAACGTGGCAAGGATTTTGTGACTTGTGTCTCTGTTTATACCCGTGCACCCGGACCATTAGATGTTTATCAAAACAAAGATCTTGATGATATCGTAACCCAAAATTCAGCTTTGGAGGATATCATTAAGGCTCTTGAAGATGACAACATACAAATTATTGGAATCTATGGCTTGGGTGGTGTTGGAAAAACCACTTTAGCCAAGGAAGTTGCTGCAAGAGTAAAAAAGAGTAATATGACGTTTGTTGATATTGCTTTTACAACTGTGACACAAACTGTAAAAGCTCAGGAGATTAAAAACGATCTTGAAAATGCAAAAAAGCGAATAGAGAAAGGGGAGAAGGTTCTAATCATATTAGATGACGTCTGGGAAAAACTCGATCTAGAAGATTTGTGCATTCCTATTAACCACACCAATTGCAAGCTTTTGTTGACCTCTAGAAGTGAAAAAGTGTGTGAGAAGATGAATGCTCAAAGTAAAATTTATCTAGACTCTTTGCCAGCAAAAGAAGCATGGATACTTTTCAAACGCGTGGTTGGTGAAAGATTGGAGACGGATTCCAATTTGAAACCAGTTGCATTGAAGGTTGCTCAGGAATGCGGTGGATTGCCACTACTTATTCAAGCGGTAGGAAATGCTTTGAAAAATGAAAGCATGGAATCGTGGAACTGGGCTCTTAGACAATTGCAAAAACATGCACCATTGGATATTGATGATGAGATACGGAAAGCATTTACTCATTTGCAACTAAGTTATGAGCATCTTAAAAGTCAAGAAGCCAAATCATGTTTCTTAATCTGTAGTTTGTTCCCTGAAGATGAAGATATTGAGTTGGAAAACTTGGTGCGTTATGGGGTGGGTCTAGAAAAGTTTGATGACCTGGATAGCATAGAGGATGCAAGAGGCCGGGTTCAAAATGCAATAAATATCCTCACTTCTTCTGGCTTGTTATTGCATACACAACAGGAAGGCTTTACCAAAATGCATGATGTTGTTCGCGACGTGGCATTGTTAATTGCATCTCAAGGGGAGAACAAATATTTGGTAAAGGCCGGGAAGGGTTTGACAGAATGGCTACCAAGAGAAAACAGCTTAAAGGACTACACGGGGATTTCCCTCATGAAGAATAGCCTCTCCAAGCTTCCTGATTATAAGATTGACTTACCGCGCCTTGAGATTTTCGCTATAAATGACAACGACTATCTATACTCGATTTCCAATGAACTCATTGAGGGCATGAAAGAAGTAAAGGTTTTAGATATGCGTTGTCCTTGGATGAAACTTCCACAATCATTCAAGCTACTCTCAAAACTTCACATGCTCAATCTTGAAAAAGTGAAGTATTTTGATGATATCTCTATGCTTGGGGAGATGAAAGACCTTGAGATTCTAATTCTCAATGGTACTAACATAAAAAAGATTCCTCAAGAGATTGGTCAGTTGGTAAACTTAAGGCAGCTTGAAGTTACTGACTGCGAAGATCTATCTCACATAACACCCGGTGTCATATCGAAGTTGTGGAGGCTGGAAGAGTTGTGCATTGACTTCAGGCAGGTGAGAGAAGGAGTTTATGATTGTGTTGTCGAAGTAATGAAGTTGTCGAAGCTCACATATTTGGTGCTAAAAGTGCTTAGGTTTGAAAATGGTATTCCTCATCAAGGTTTCAGTTATGCAAAGCTAAAAGGATTTCTAATTCAAATTGGAAAAGACTATCTACCTTTGGAGGCCACCACCAGGTCAGATCGCTATCTAGTTCTTTCAAACTACATTCTTAGGATTTCATTATTGAAGTGGATGAAAGAATTGATTGAGGAAAGTCATCCTCGTATATTTTTTGGATACGTTCATCTGTTGTATGATATCATGCCCACCCTGTCaggttttattaaattaaagtatATTAGGTTGTCAGATTGCCCCGATGTGATATACTTATTGGATAGTACGAGCTGCGATTGGGATGAAAAGAAAACACCATCGGAAAAGTATTTCATGCAACTACAACACCTGAGATTGTCACATCTAAAATGGTTGAaggtcttgtggaaatgcccaGATGAATATATAAGTCTAACTAACCTAGTCAATCTTCGTATTAGTTATTGTAAGAGGTTAGTAAGAGTATTGACAGTGGGTATAGCACAAGGGCTTGTCAATCTCAAGAAACTTAAAATTGTAGGCTGTTTTCGTTTAGAGGAAGTGATTAGGGGAGATGGAGAGGAAATCGATAGAGGTAGAGGAGGTGAAACCGAAGAAATAGTTGAACAACAACATTCTTCTGCAAATATTGTTATTCTCTTCCCTTCCCTTGTAAAGATCACCCTTTTTAACTGCGTCAGGCTCAAAAGCTTCTTCAGCTCAACTGGGAATGGGAATTGTAGCATCAAATATCCATCTTTGATGGATGTAAGAATCGAAACATGTAGAAGCTTGAAGAAATGGGGACCCGGAATTCATGAAACACCCAAACTCAACAGGTTGGTTGGTTATTACGGGTATAGCCACAGTCCAATATTACTGGATGGACCTTGTGGCATAAATGATGCTGTGGAAAATAATTTGAGAGAGTGGAGATg GTAG
- the LOC122608368 gene encoding probable inactive receptor kinase At5g58300 produces the protein MCMKLVMKHCSSQLLLPVLVILFLLPLVCADLNSDRKALLKFATAVTHSPKLKWGNATGNATSICTSWQGITCTSDGTRVFMVRLPAVGLTGSIPSNTLGLLDAMRVLSLRSNHLNGSIPSDILSLPSLRSLFLQHNNFNRDLPAVFPPRLQILDLSFNSFSGNIAPSIKNMTRLVGLYLQNNALSGPIPDVNFTTLKHVNLSYNYLKGPIPSYFQTFPNSSFTGNPFLCGLPLKSCELHPTKKKLPLWAIIAIAILGTVVVLVLVVIFVYNCLRKVDPSRVQKRKPSIAKQGEEAREAVGSGPMDNDKKKLVFFESSYKFDLDDLLRASAEVLGKGSFGIAYKAVLEDSTTVVVKRLKDVAASQKEFEQQMELIKRIGHHQNVAPLHAFYYSTDEKLLVYDYYPAGSLMNLLHGNSGAGRIPFDWDTRIKMAQGIARGIAHIHFKGGSRFTHGNIKSSNVLIDQDMEACIIDTGLLPVMHTPPTPSFLSAGYRAPEVLESGKHTHKTDVYSFGILLLEMLTGKQPIQSPSRGDMVDLPRWVQSVVREDWTAEVFDMELMRFHNVEDEMVQVLQIGLACTVPDPDSRPTMYEVVTKLNQIQVYDLETVSPTY, from the exons ATGTGTATGAAGTTAGTCATGAAACACTGCTCTTCCCAACTGCTTCTGCCGGTCCTTGTCATACTCTTCCTTTTGCCTTTGGTGTGTGCTGACTTGAATTCTGACAGAAAGGCCCTGCTTAAATTTGCTACTGCCGTAACTCATAGTCCAAAGCTCAAATGGGGCAATGCGACTGGAAATGCGACTAGCATCTGCACTTCCTGGCAAGGCATTACCTGTACCTCCGACGGCACTCGTGTGTTTATGGTTCGGCTTCCCGCGGTGGGACTTACAGGATCCATACCATCCAACACTCTTGGATTGCTTGATGCGATGAGAGTTCTAAGCCTCAGATCAAATCATTTAAATGGAAGTATACCATCTGATATCCTTTCTCTTCCTTCACTCCGCTCTCTTTTCCTTCAACATAACAACTTCAACAGAGACCTTCCTGCCGTCTTTCCTCCCCGGCTGCAGATACTAGACCTATCATTCAATTCGTTCAGTGGCAATATTGCACCAAGTATCAAGAATATGACACGTCTGGTTGGATTATACCTTCAAAACAACGCCCTATCTGGTCCAATTCCTGATGtaaatttcacaactttaaaaCATGTGAACTTGAGCTACAATTATCTCAAGGGTCCCATTCCATCTTACTTCCAGACTTTCCCAAACTCTTCGTTCACGGGGAACCCTTTCTTGTGTGGATTACCTCTCAAGTCTTGTGAACTCCATCCTACCAAAAAGAAACTTCCACTGTGGGCTATTATAGCCATTGCAATTCTAGGAACTGTTGTGGTGCTAGTACTAGTTGTAATCTTTGTATACAATTGTCTTAGGAAAGTGGATCCAAGTAGAGTCCAGAAAAGGAAGCCTTCGATTGCTAAGCAGGGTGAGGAAGCCAGGGAAGCAGTTGGTAGTGGGCCAATGGATAATGATAAGAAAAAGCTGGTTTTCTTTGAAAGTTCTTATAAGTTTGATCTTGACGACTTGTTGCGAGCTTCTGCTGAGGTGCTTGGCAAGGGTAGTTTTGGAATAGCATATAAGGCGGTTTTAGAGGATTCAACGACAGTGGTTGTGAAAAGGCTGAAAGATGTAGCAGCAAGTCAGAAAGAGTTTGAACAGCAAATGGAGCTTATAAAGAGGATTGGACACCACCAAAATGTCGCACCCCTTCATGCTTTCTATTACTCAACGGATGAGAAGCTTCTTGTGTATGATTATTATCCCGCTGGTAGCTTAATGAACCTCTTGCATG GAAACAGTGGTGCGGGTAGAATTCCATTTGATTGGGATACCAGAATCAAAATGGCCCAGGGAATTGCAAGAGGCATTGCCCATATTCATTTCAAGGGAGGCTCTAGGTTCACACACGGAAACATCAAATCGTCAAATGTACTTATCGACCAAGATATGGAGGCCTGTATCATCGATACCGGCTTGCTCCCTGTCATGCACACTCCCCCAACTCCATCTTTCTTATCTGCTGGATACCGAGCACCAGAAGTCCTTGAATCTGGAAAGCACACTCATAAAACCGATGTCTACAGCTTCGGTATCCTCCTACTCGAGATGTTGACTGGAAAACAACCAATTCAATCTCCATCAAGAGGTGACATGGTGGACCTTCCAAGGTGGGTCCAATCAGTGGTAAGAGAAGACTGGACAGCTGAGGTTTTTGACATGGAGCTCATGAGATTTCATAATGTTGAAGATGAGATGGTGCAAGTGTTGCAGATTGGTTTGGCTTGTACTGTGCCAGATCCAGATAGTAGACCAACCATGTATGAAGTTGTTACGAAGCTTAACCAGATCCAGGTATATGATTTGGAAACCGTATCGCCTACTTACTAG
- the LOC122607678 gene encoding 26S proteasome regulatory subunit 6B homolog, with translation MASTMILDPKPIPTTQTQQPEPEDDLYTRLKSLQRQIEFIEIQEEYVKDEQKNLKRELLRSQEEVKRIQSVPLVIGQFMEMIDTNNGIVGSTTGSNYYVRILSTINREMLKPSASVALHRHSNALVDVLPPEADSSISLLSQSEKPDVTYSDIGGCDIQKQEIREAVELPLTHHELYKQIGIDPPRGVLLYGPPGTGKTMLAKAVANHTTAAFIRVVGSEFVQKYLGEGPRMVRDVFRLAKENAPAIIFIDEVDAIATARFDAQTGADREVQRILMELLNQMDGFDQTVNVKVIMATNRADTLDPALLRPGRLDRKIEFPLPDRRQKRLVFQVCTAKMNLSDEVDLEDYVSRPDKISAAEITAICQEAGMHAVRKNRYVILPKDFEKGYRTNVKKPDTDFDFYK, from the exons ATGGCATCAACGATGATTCTCGACCCAAAACCCATCCCAACAACCCAAACCCAACAACCCGAACCCGAAGACGATCTCTACACCCGTCTCAAATCCCTCCAACGCCAAATCGAATTCATCGAAATCCAAGAAGAATACGTAAAAGACGAACAAAAAAACCTCAAACGCGAGCTTTTAAGATCCCAAGAAGAAGTCAAAAGAATCCAATCGGTCCCACTTGTTATCGGACAGTTTATGGAAATGATTGATACAAATAACGGAATCGTTGGATCGACAACTGGGTCTAATTATTATGTACGGATTTTGTCTACAATTAATCGAGAAATGTTGAAGCCTTCTGCTTCGGTGGCTCTCCACCGCCATAGTAATGCCCTTGTTGATGTCTTGCCGCCGGAGGCTGATTCGAGTATTTCGCTGTTGAGTCAATCCGAAAAACCCGATGTTACTTATAgt GATATTGGAGGATGTGACATTCAAAAGCAAGAAATACGAGAAGCTGTCGAGTTACCTTTGACTCATCATGAATTGTACAAACAGATAGGTATAGACCCTCCTCGTGGTGTTCTGCTCTATGGCCCTCCTGGCACTGGTAAAACCATGCTTGCCAAAGCTGTTGCAAATCATACAACTGCAGCTTTTATTAGGGTCGTTGGCTCagaatttgttcagaaatatttgGGAGAG GGACCCAGAATGGTTCGTGATGTTTTCCGTCTTGCCAAAGAAAATGCACCTGCTATTATATTCATTGACGAAGTAGATGCCATTGCTACTGCCAGGTTTGATGCTCAGACTGGAGCAGATAGAGAAGTGCAGCGTATTCTCATGGAACTGTTAAATCAG ATGGATGGGTTTGACCAGACAGTGAATGTTAAGGTCATAATGGCAACTAACCGAGCTGACACCTTGGACCCTGCTCTTCTACGTCCTGGTAGACTTGACCGCAAGATTGAGTTTCCTTTGCCTGATAGAAGACAAAAGAGGCTTGTTTTCCAG GTGTGCACTGCTAAAATGAATTTGAGTGACGAAGTTGACTTGGAAGATTATGTCTCTCGGCCCGACAAAATCAGTGCTGCTGAg ATTACCGCCATCTGTCAAGAAGCAGGGATGCATGCAGTGCGAAAGAATCGGTATGTGATCCTTCCCAAGGATTTTGAAAAGGGCTACAGAACCAACGTAAAGAAGCCCGACACTGATTTTGATTTCTACAAGTAA